The genomic segment TTGAAGGTTTGGTGTAAAGTCATAGTACCTGGAAATACAGCtagaaaaatgacagaaatggttCACTTAGCCATAACAGGCTGCGGCCTCTCCGGTCGATATAAAATGACATTCCCTCCATCTCTCCCTTCTGTAATCTAAGTGACTCATACCTGACTACACCCTTGTGAGAGCCATCCTGTGACTCCATCCCTATATATCACTGCAAGTCTATTGCTTTGCTGTCTCCACCGAGGGCTTTGATTTATTATTTCTTCACCACCACTTAATTGAGAGTATTTGCCTAATCTCCTGTGCCGTTCTGTTATTTCCCAGTGTCTGTCGGGAGGGGAAGGGTAACACAATTGCATGGCCGGTGGATGTGCTGTTTATGAGAACTAGGGGATTTGTAACAGTAGCTACTCTCATAGAGTTTGCCTTCAAGTGTTTGAACGTGCCCTGGCAACGCAGCTTTGGAGCTGCAGCTTACAGTAGCCGTGGCATCACCACCACTGAGACTCATGTATCACGGCATGACATCAAGTTAATATGAACTCAAGGAGGTGAGAATTCCGACTTGCCCATTCCCCGGAATGAGGAGAGCCTTGCCAGCTTCCACCAAACCCTATGAAGGATCTGAAACATTTATTACGACTATAAAATGTCACATTACAGAAAGCCTATAGTCAGTATTTTATGGGACGAATGGGAGGTATCGTATGACATCGACATCACCGGCAAAACCTGTTTATATGAGGAATCTTGATCTTTTCCATTGCGTTACTGTCATCTCCACTCCTTCATTTCCATAGAGAAATACCAGCGAAATGAAAAAACCTTTCCAAAAGTAGGATCAATGTAATCTCTTCCCTAGCtcttatttttcaaatattttgtgTGTTCACATAGAATTATCAGATAATGAAGATGGAGGACATCTGTGAGCTACAATGGGCCCAATGCTGAGGTAATTAGAGAAACATAACAATGGGCTCCTAGGGTAAGTAGAAACCACAATCccccagattaaaaaaaaaactcttcacTAGGAAAATACAGAATAAGAAGAAAATACTATTGCTTTGTTTGAGGTTTATCTCAGCATAATCTCCAAAACTCCAAGATCTACCTCTGATGTTGAAAAGGTTCCAAGGACACAGTAACAGTTCTTGAAACTTACAgaagtaggaatgcaccaaattcatAAGTGGTCATGTACTACCTGcaaggcaaggtgcaaaaaacaggGACAGGGCTTTATGGCATCTTTCGACCCACAACATGGCTACCTTGTACCCACCATGGTTCAGTGCATTGCTAGATTCTGGAGAGAAGCTCTCTCTACATGAGCACTAATGGGAACACTTTTGTGCCCTATAGTGCTCTtgggtatgggtctgtatgtgagtggatagataggtcagtatgggtctgtatgtgagtggatagataggtcagtgtgggtctgtatgtgagtggatagataggtcagtatgggtctgtatgtgagtggatagataggtcagtgtgggtctgtatgtgagtggatagataggtcagtgtgggtctgtatgtgagtgtatagataggtcagtgtgggtctgtatgtgagtgtatagataggtcagtatgggtctgtatgtgagtggatagataggtcagtgtgggtctgtatgtgagtggatagataggtcagtatgggtctgtatgtgagtggatagataggtcagtgtgggtctgtacgtgagtggatagataggtcagtatgggtctgtatgtgagtggatagataggtcagtgtgggtctgtatgtgagtggatagataggtcagtatgggtctgtatgtgagtggatagataggtcagtgtgggtctgtatgtgagtggatagataggtcagtatgggtctgtatgggagtggatagataggtcagtgtgggtctgtatgtgagtggatagataggtcagtgtgggtctgtatgtgagtggataggtcagtgtgggtctgtatgtgagtggatagataggtcagtatgggtctgtatgtgagtgagtggatagataggtcagtgtgggtctgtatgtgagtggatagataggtcagtgtgggtctgtatgtgagtgtatagataggtcagtatgggtctgtatgtgagtggatagataggtcagtatgggtctgtatgtgagtgagtggatagataggtcagtgtgggtctgtatgtgagtggatagataggtcagtgtgggtctgtatgtgagtgtatagataggtcagtgtgggtctgtatgtgagtggatagataggtcagtatgggtctgtatgtgagtgtatagataggtcagtgtgggtctgtatgtgagtagatagataggtcagtatgggtctgtatgtgagtgtatagataggtcagtgtgggtctgtatgtgagtagatagataggtcagtatgggtctgtatgtgagtggatagataggtcagtgtgggtctgtatgtgagtggatagataggtcagtgtgggtctgtatgtgagtggataggtcagtgtgggtctgtatgtgagtggataggtcagtatgggtctgtatgtgagtggatagataggtcagtatgggtctgtatgtgagtggatagataggtcagtgtgggtctgtatgtgagtgtatagataggtcagtgtgagtctgtatgtgagtggatagataggtcagtatgggtctgtatgtgagtggatagataggtcagtatgggtctgtatgtgagtggatagataggtcagtgtgggtctgtatgtgagtggataggtcagtgtgggtctgtatgtgagtgtatagataggtcagtatgggtctgtatgtgagtgtatagataggtcagtatgggtctgtatgtgagtggatagataggtcactatgggtctgtatgtgagtggatagataggtcagtatgggtctgtatgtgagtggatagataggtcagtgtgggtctgtatgtgagtggataggtcagtgtgggtctgtatgtgagtggataggtcagtgtgggtctgtatgtgagtggataggtcagtgtgggtctgtatgtgagtggatacataggtcagtgtgggtctgtatgtgagtggatagataggtcagtgtgggtctgtatgtgagtggatagataggtcagtgtgggtctgtatgtgagtggatagataggtcagtatgggtctgtatgtgagtggatagataggtcagtatgggtctgtatgtgagtggatagataggtcagtatgggtctgtatgtgagtggatagataggtcagtatgggtctgtatgtgagtggatagataggtcagtgtgggtctgtatgtgagtgtatagataggtcagtgtgggtctgtatgtgggtggatagataggtcagtgtgggtctgtatgtgagtggatagataggtcagtgtgggtctgtatgtgagtggatagataggtcagtgtgggtctgtatgtgagtgtacagataggttggtatgggtctaCTAATTggtggaacttgatggactctggtctattttcaacccaatttaactataCAGCTGTGTATGCTggatgtatacacccttctacTGTATATTTCTCTTCTAGTGTCCCTATTGTTACATCCTTACCTGTGaggaacaataaaataaatgattgcaCAGAGGGTAGCCCATGATGCCAAGGGTAGCCCATGATGCCAGCTGTGGCCAGTTCAAAGCATTTCTTGCTAAGCTGCATTAATAGAATGCCTTTTTGCTGTTAGTCATCCCAAGGCCCATTACAATGAGTAGTTAAACAGGGGAACCCGCTACCTCCCATGTGAGCCCTGAATGAAATAACACTTCACATAAAAAGTAACTAGAGCACGTATGTGTATTTTTCTTGAAGTTATAAATCTCGGGATTATTTTTATTGGTTAGAGAACATTCTTTCTATTAGTAACCCAAGAAACTCAAAGGAAACTTCTGTTCATCTCCATTCCAAACTGCCAATTCCGTCTTTTCTTTGCAGAACGGTGAAGAATAAGACGTTTTTTCCTTCCACGACATTAGCTGAACAGAAAGACTTTGGGAGGAAcgcatttcttttttttgcttgtgGTTTAAATCTCAAGTCCAGCTTTTGCGTAACTGGAAACATAGACCTTGGTCAAGTTGCTTTTTAGAGAAGAAATGATATGTTGTTGTCAGGGAGTTCGGTACCGGCGAAGTAACAGTGTTTACGGTGGAGATTTTGTGGGTTTGTTCAAGAAATGATGAAGGGCTTTAAGGGACCAGCTGGTGCGTCGGACAGGGGAGGAAACCAGCTGTCCCGGGACTTGAACACCTTGAAGCGCTTGAATGGTTTTTGGCTCTCCCGTCGGAAATGCAAAGTGCATGTTTGGCCTCAGCGGCACAAAGAGGCTTTCTCATAACCATGTTTTGTCTTTTCACATGTTGTTTTGATGCTGACCAAATCTAAATGTGGATCCACTTCTATTTTTAGACATATTTTGCTAAAGGCACAAAcctcctaatgcaaattctgtgattacagggtcggactggcctgccGGGATAATGGCTCATAACCTGGTGGGTCCTCCTTCCTAtcttgtttaaaaataaaggagaaggaaagtcattttggcattttactgccaatagattagccacattagtgccacctagaacactatatttattctgcagaaagatttactatacctgagtaaacagccctagaagctcccttggtttgtttaagatagcagctgccattttagcttggtctcagtagcttccgtgctgcagctctagctgctggttgGCACACACCCCAGCCAACGTTCCCCCCATGACTCTTACCCACACCCCAGCCAACATTCCCCCCATGACTCCCACCCACACCCCAGCCAACGTTCCCCCCATGACTCCTACCCACACCCCAGCCAACATTCCCCCCATGACTCCCACCCACACCCCAGCCAACATTCCCCCCATGACTCCCACCCACACCCCAGCCAACATTCCCCCCATGACTCCCACCCACACCCCAGCCAACATTCCCCCCATGACTCCTACCCACACCCCAGCCAACATTCCCCCCATGACTCCCACACCCCAGCCAACGTTCCCCCCATGACTCCTACCCACACCCCAGCCAACATTCCCCCCATGACTCCCACCCACACCCCAGCCAACGTTCCCCCCATGACTCCTACCCACACCCCAGCCAACATTCCCCCCATAATTCCTACCCACACCCCAGCCAACATTCCCCCCATGACTCCTACCCACACCCCAGCCAACATTCCCCCCATGACTCCTACCCACACCCCAGCCAACATTCCCCCCATGACTCCTACCCACACCCCAGCCAACATTCCCCCCATGACTCCTACCCACACCCCGGCCAACATTCCCCCCATGACTCCTACCCACACCCCAGCCAACGTTCCCCCCATGACTCTTACCCACACCCCAGCCAACATTCCCCCATGACTCCTACCCACACCCCGGCCAACATTCCCCCCATGACTCCTACTCACACCCCGGCCAACATTCCCCCCATAACTCCTACCCACACCCCGGCCAACATTCCCCCCATGAATCCTACCCACACCCCAGCCAACATTCCCCCCATAACTCTTACCCACACCCCAGCCAACATTCCCCCCATTACTCCTACCCACACCCCAGCCAACATTCCCCCCATGACTCCTACCCACACCCCAGCCAACATTCCCCCCATGACTCCTACCCACACCCCAGCCAACGTTCCCCCCATGACTCCTACCCACACCCCAGCCAACGTTCCCCCCATGACTCCTACCCACACCCCAGCCAACGTTCCCCCCATGACTCCTACCCACACCCCAGCCAACATTCCCCCCATGACTCCTACCCACATCCCAGCCAATGTTCCCCCCATAACTCCTACCCACACCCCAGCCAACATTCCCCCCATAACTCCTACCCACACCCCAGCCAACGTTCCCCCCATGACTCCTACCCACACCCCAGCCAACATTCCCCCCATGACTCCCACCCACACCCCAGCCAACGTTCCCCCCATGACTCCTACCCACACCCCAGCCAACATTCCCCCCATGACTCCCACCCACACCCCAGCCAACGTTCCCCCCATAACTCCTACCCACACCCCAGCCAACATTCCCCCCATAACTCCTACCCACACCCCAGCCAACATTCCCCCCATGACTCCTACCCACACCCCAGCCAACATTCCCCCCATGACTCCTACCCACACCCCAGCCAACATTCCCCCCATGACTCCTACCCACACCCCAGCCAACATTCCCCCCATGACTCCTACCACACCCCGGCCAACATTCCCCCCATGACTCCTACCCACACCCCAGCCAACGTTCCCCCGATGACTCTTACCCACACCCCAGCCAACATTCCCCCATGACTCCTACCCACACCCCGGCCAACATTCCCCCCATGACTCCTACTCACACCCCGGCCAACATTCCCCCCATAACTCCTACCCACACCCCGGCCAACATTCCCCCCATGAATCCTACCCACACCCCAGCCAACATTCCCCCCATAACTCCTACACATTTCTACTGGATTTACTCAGTGGTGACTAAAAAAGCCCGAGCCAACCTCTTCTCTCCATTCTCCCAGTGCCCACGTGTCTTGATCTTAGTAAGCTTCTTTCTTTGTGAGTACCCCCATGTAATGGCTCAGCCCTCCTGCAGGTCGGGCAAATGAAAGATGACTGTAGAAGAGCAATGACCCACAGACAGCTTAGAATTTAGCCCTGCAAGTTCTCTGTTCTGCCTGTTTCAGATTTGGGAAAATGTATTAGTGATGACAGTAATAAATTACCTTTAAAGTATTCAGAGGGGCTTCTAACGTGGACGCTTGGAGAGGCAGAATGTACAAAAGTGCTGAACACGTTTAAAAGAATTGAATGTTTGACaggatttggccagctgtaacaCTGATGTACTATTACAACTAATGAACAACATTTGCACAGAGACTTTCTAGTGAACAACAGACTTTGCTCACTCCGGataaatcttttctttttttcttgagaGAAATCTGCAGTGAACCAATAAGTACATATTAGATCCATATAGCCTGCTATAGTCAAACAAGATCATTTAGCAATCAACTGGGCGGTAACCCATGGGGACCAATCAGAGGTTAACTCTTTTTTCAGCAAACTACAATTAGAACAATAAAACCGACAAttgagatctggcctgaaatcgggcagatctcgattgggcaggtttaaaaatgagtGGGATCgaggctcgttgatgtggtccctgaaccggtGGACGCCCATACCCGtagttctaattcgatcgtttggcctcagggtcaaacgaccaaattagcctgatatcgcccacccgtagatgagATATCGGGAGGAGATCAGCTGCCTTGGCGACCTccccaagcgagctgatcttagTGTGAATGTCCACCTTAGGTGTCACCTACTGGCAGGGCCTTCATCAGAAACCTTGGGGCCCCCCATCCATGAACCCAAGTGAGCAGTGCCAAAttgtggccacgccccttgtgtgcgcaatataaacagctgactttactctataataagcagttcatataaagagtttcaCTGATTAATGTTCATTggggagtttgccctaagtttaaccccttcccacctacctgcccctgctctgcgctgtcattgcttggtATGGAAgaaatgtaagtttttgcatacgTTATGTAAACTGCAGGCCCattgatattgctgtggggcccaataactagtcagtagtagctcataaaaattaataattaatgtgctaagtcAGTATTTcaattgggggggtcagtggattTTATACATAAGTTTCTTCATAATAACGTAGGTTCTTCCATAAGTTGGAGGgtccaatgatgttgctgtgggacccaataaccagtcatttccctgctggaaagttcatgtaggagactctgatataattcagtaaatactGTAGCTCCCAATATATTGTAAACTGCTgctgttactctataataagcagtttatataaatagttaaaatgaattagTGAGCTAGTtaatcagtcagttcattgggggcagtggaatttacctttaGCTTTTAATTCATTGGAGGTcggtggagtttgtccctgcaaagcttctctgcattggcttTTGCTTCATACACAAGTTCcataagtttctaggcaagttacatagtttTCTCCCCTTACAGAAGAAGACGTTTTCACGGGGGCCCGGCAccctgcctgctgattggctgctatgacttACTACAGTAGACTAGGAGCAAACAAAATTATCCCCAAATCCAAACTGTTTCAGAAGCCACATTTATCCAGTCTTGCTAGAAGATGTCTGAAGATTCTGCATGTCCTGGTAGGGCATTCGCACTTTATAAAACGTGGCAAAACTTCTGGTGAGTGTAGAATCATGTTGAAAACTTGAAAGAGAAAGAAATGTGCTACATTTCATGGAGATCAGAACCAGCATCCTCAGTCCCTTGTGTGGCAGCAGATGAGAAGAACCTGTGGGCTTCTCCAAGCTCTAGGAGACCTATCCTGCCAACATCCCGTCCATTCCCACCAGTTTCATGAGCAGATACACTGACGTGAAAGTTCCTTATGGAGCTGTAGGCGGAAGTACAAATCGTCCCATTGCTAGAAGTAGATTGGGTCATTGTTATATGGTTCTGATACTTTGATATCTACTACTTCAGTTTGCCCAAAAGCCCTGACATTGCTCTTTTCCCTCAGTCCATAAGCACTTGAAGAAGcgtagtatccaaggctattgtgatac from the Xenopus tropicalis strain Nigerian chromosome 5, UCB_Xtro_10.0, whole genome shotgun sequence genome contains:
- the LOC116410998 gene encoding extensin-like, encoding MTPTHTPANIPPMTPTHTPANIPPITPTHTPANIPPMNPTHTPANIPPITLTHTPANIPPITPTHTPANIPPMTPTHTPANIPPMTPTHTPANVPPMTPTHTPANVPPMTPTHTPANVPPMTPTHTPANIPPMTPTHIPANVPPITPTHTPANIPPITPTHTPANVPPMTPTHTPANIPPMTPTHTPANVPPMTPTHTPANIPPMTPTHTPANVPPITPTHTPANIPPITPTHTPANIPPMTPTHTPANIPPMTPTHTPANIPPMTPTHTPANIPPMTPTTPRPTFPP